A region of Paenibacillus sp. JNUCC-31 DNA encodes the following proteins:
- the greA gene encoding transcription elongation factor GreA, translating to MANDEVILTQEGLEKLEDELRDLKTVKRKELAARLKLAISYGDLKENSEYHSAKDDQAFMETRILILEKMLTKARVITSDNIDSNKVSIGSTILLNDIEFAEKIEYKLVGPAEADVADNKISYESPLGKELMGKEVGSVIHVNAPMGIIKYELLEIKI from the coding sequence ATGGCTAATGATGAAGTGATTTTGACACAGGAAGGCTTGGAAAAGCTGGAGGACGAACTGAGGGATTTAAAGACGGTGAAGCGTAAGGAACTGGCGGCGCGTCTGAAGCTCGCAATCAGTTACGGTGACCTGAAGGAAAATAGTGAGTATCATTCAGCCAAAGATGATCAGGCTTTTATGGAAACCCGCATTTTGATTCTGGAGAAAATGCTGACCAAAGCAAGAGTCATCACTTCGGACAATATCGATTCGAATAAAGTAAGCATTGGCTCAACCATTTTGCTTAATGATATTGAATTTGCCGAGAAGATTGAATACAAGCTGGTTGGTCCAGCCGAGGCTGATGTTGCCGATAACAAAATATCGTATGAGAGCCCGCTTGGCAAAGAACTGATGGGCAAAGAAGTAGGCAGTGTCATTCATGTCAATGCGCCAATGGGCATTATCAAATATGAGTTGCTTGAAATTAAAATCTAA
- a CDS encoding diguanylate cyclase domain-containing protein, which produces MRNKAPILRMAWGYAILIGLAVIQQLVVYLKIEMNQSYTPLDVVFSIASLVALVLGFVIPVGVSVVAGFVYLVSYFVWLVTYADANVLTFSWWLLIPANVAVAAFIKASLVRTARVMERLQELQERIPQIDPDTSLGNKEALADTVMKQSNLARRYSEHYGFSMAMFKIEFLPLVLESLGSIRYAQFLLELSNTIQKQIRYEDYKFFVGRGRFVIICPMTDVEYLPVLTKRIKKAMMDLQMIDKKGNELQTVIRSGALVFQKEQFGKYEDIDAVIAALERNTETDLIGEYI; this is translated from the coding sequence ATGAGGAACAAAGCACCCATTCTTCGTATGGCATGGGGATATGCCATTTTGATCGGATTAGCTGTGATCCAGCAACTCGTTGTCTATCTAAAAATTGAAATGAATCAGAGCTATACCCCACTGGATGTGGTGTTCAGCATCGCATCGCTTGTAGCGCTGGTTCTTGGTTTTGTGATACCTGTCGGGGTGTCTGTCGTTGCCGGATTTGTATATCTGGTCTCTTATTTTGTCTGGCTTGTTACCTATGCGGATGCGAATGTGCTTACGTTCTCATGGTGGCTATTAATCCCGGCCAATGTGGCTGTGGCTGCTTTTATCAAGGCAAGCCTTGTGCGCACTGCCCGCGTCATGGAACGTCTGCAGGAGTTGCAAGAACGTATTCCGCAGATTGACCCGGATACATCCTTGGGCAACAAGGAAGCTCTTGCCGATACGGTCATGAAGCAAAGCAATCTCGCCAGACGTTACTCGGAGCACTATGGGTTCAGCATGGCGATGTTCAAGATTGAATTTTTGCCACTGGTGCTGGAATCGCTTGGTTCCATACGATATGCACAGTTTCTGCTAGAGTTGTCCAATACGATCCAGAAGCAAATCCGGTATGAGGATTACAAGTTTTTTGTGGGTCGGGGACGGTTTGTGATCATTTGCCCGATGACCGATGTGGAGTACTTGCCAGTGCTTACAAAACGGATCAAAAAAGCGATGATGGATCTGCAGATGATTGATAAAAAAGGAAATGAACTACAGACGGTTATTCGATCCGGTGCACTGGTTTTCCAGAAGGAACAGTTCGGAAAGTATGAGGATATTGATGCTGTTATTGCTGCACTGGAACGGAACACAGAGACAGATCTCATAGGAGAGTATATCTAA
- a CDS encoding MarR family winged helix-turn-helix transcriptional regulator: protein MIARCLDSISNVEFQHLNLSRGQYLYLYRICENPGIIPNQLAELIKVDRTTAARAISKLESDGFVVKQSAMGNKKNKLLYPTDAGLEAWEFIRREGVHSDQVTLEGLTDEEIEIAVQLLRRMRHNIEVDWKFVKKGGRRPYMDQSE from the coding sequence ATGATTGCCCGCTGTCTGGATTCGATTAGTAACGTTGAATTCCAACATTTAAACCTGTCTCGTGGACAGTATCTGTATCTTTATCGCATTTGCGAAAATCCAGGCATTATTCCCAACCAGTTGGCTGAATTAATTAAAGTCGATCGTACCACGGCGGCCAGAGCCATTAGTAAACTGGAATCGGACGGGTTTGTCGTCAAACAGTCGGCAATGGGTAATAAAAAGAATAAGCTGTTATATCCGACTGACGCTGGCCTGGAAGCTTGGGAGTTTATCCGCAGAGAGGGTGTTCATTCCGACCAGGTAACGCTGGAGGGCTTAACGGATGAAGAGATCGAGATTGCCGTTCAGCTTCTGCGCCGGATGCGTCATAACATTGAAGTGGATTGGAAATTTGTCAAAAAGGGCGGCCGCCGGCCTTATATGGATCAATCTGAATGA
- a CDS encoding 4'-phosphopantetheinyl transferase family protein, protein MMITIRVLQVPAELPEGYWNFFLSHVSEERREQASRFVRLADAYRSVLGEVLTRVTLSKLTGQKPGELFFTRNQYGKPALSHASNVQFNVSHSGDWIALISGAGATADLGVDVEKIAPIDMKIAERFFSLTESSFLAAEPAEMQLETFYRLWTLKESYIKAVGMGLSMPLDSFSMIRNADGNWHSPEAASYPFLSLRLDQGHMLAACSAGEELPAQLDVITMEELYQALI, encoded by the coding sequence ATGATGATAACTATTCGTGTTCTGCAAGTTCCGGCAGAATTGCCGGAAGGCTACTGGAACTTTTTCCTGTCGCACGTATCGGAGGAAAGACGGGAACAAGCTTCACGGTTCGTTCGTCTGGCGGATGCATATCGCTCTGTTCTGGGTGAGGTGTTGACTCGGGTGACGCTAAGCAAGCTGACTGGCCAAAAGCCGGGGGAGCTGTTCTTTACCCGTAACCAATACGGCAAACCTGCCCTCAGTCACGCTTCCAATGTCCAATTTAATGTTTCACACTCCGGGGATTGGATTGCTTTAATCTCTGGCGCTGGCGCTACCGCTGATCTGGGTGTAGATGTGGAAAAAATAGCGCCGATCGACATGAAGATTGCGGAACGCTTCTTCTCGCTAACAGAGAGCAGCTTTCTGGCTGCCGAGCCCGCTGAGATGCAGCTGGAGACGTTCTATCGCCTATGGACGCTCAAGGAAAGCTACATCAAGGCCGTCGGCATGGGTCTGTCCATGCCGCTCGATTCTTTCTCCATGATCCGCAACGCTGACGGGAACTGGCACTCGCCGGAAGCCGCTTCTTATCCATTCCTTAGTCTGCGGCTGGATCAAGGACATATGTTGGCAGCTTGTTCCGCAGGTGAAGAATTGCCTGCCCAGCTTGATGTCATCACAATGGAAGAGTTGTATCAGGCATTAATATGA
- a CDS encoding MbtH family protein: protein MSNPFEHEDSNYLVLINEEGQYSLWPASLAVPAGWTMMLGKAKRRVCLDYIAEQWTDLKPLSLCDELGMPGAVHESIR from the coding sequence ATGAGTAACCCTTTTGAACATGAAGACAGCAATTATCTGGTGTTAATTAATGAGGAAGGTCAATATTCCCTTTGGCCTGCTTCCCTTGCGGTACCCGCAGGTTGGACCATGATGCTTGGCAAAGCCAAGCGTCGGGTATGCCTCGATTACATCGCTGAACAATGGACAGATCTGAAACCATTGAGCCTCTGTGATGAACTAGGCATGCCTGGTGCTGTTCATGAGAGTATCAGATGA
- the rlmN gene encoding 23S rRNA (adenine(2503)-C(2))-methyltransferase RlmN, whose product MIKSSIYGLTLEQLRAWLPEHGQKKSRASRIWEWLYQERVNDFTEMTDVRQECLDVIAEHFTMNSLSEHVKQESADGTVKFLLRMQDGNLIETVLMRQKYGLTVCVTTQVGCNIGCSFCASGLIKKSRDLSGGEIVEQIMHVQQYLDAAGQGERVTNVVVMGIGEPFDNFKNMSDFIEVIKDRKGLALAAKRITVSTSGLPDKIKEFADSNLQVNLAISLHAPNNELRTQIMKINRAFPIEQLMDAVDYYLATTNKRIMFEYILLRDVNDKREHAAELAELLSSRKSMVSINLIPYNPVDEHSQYQRSTEESILGFYDTLKKNNINATVRMEHGTDIDAACGQLRSKQMKNNAAEPQPGRLALG is encoded by the coding sequence ATGATTAAATCATCCATATATGGATTAACATTAGAGCAATTACGTGCCTGGCTGCCGGAGCACGGGCAGAAGAAATCCCGCGCTTCCCGCATCTGGGAGTGGTTATATCAGGAACGTGTGAATGATTTTACAGAGATGACCGACGTCCGTCAGGAATGTCTGGATGTCATTGCCGAGCATTTCACGATGAACTCGCTGAGTGAACATGTGAAGCAGGAATCGGCGGACGGTACGGTGAAATTTCTGCTTCGTATGCAGGACGGCAATCTGATTGAAACGGTCTTAATGCGCCAAAAGTATGGGCTAACTGTATGTGTAACCACCCAAGTGGGATGTAACATTGGCTGCAGCTTTTGCGCGAGCGGGCTGATCAAGAAGAGCCGGGATCTGTCCGGTGGCGAAATTGTGGAACAGATTATGCATGTACAACAGTATCTTGATGCAGCTGGTCAAGGTGAGCGGGTAACGAACGTGGTCGTAATGGGTATTGGCGAACCGTTTGATAATTTCAAGAACATGTCTGACTTCATCGAAGTGATCAAGGATCGTAAAGGTCTGGCGCTTGCTGCCAAGCGGATTACCGTATCCACGAGTGGGCTGCCTGACAAGATCAAGGAATTTGCAGACAGCAATCTTCAGGTCAATCTGGCGATTTCCCTGCACGCACCGAATAACGAACTGCGTACACAGATCATGAAGATCAACCGGGCCTTCCCGATTGAACAATTGATGGACGCGGTGGATTATTACCTGGCTACGACAAACAAGCGTATTATGTTTGAGTATATTTTGCTTCGGGACGTCAACGACAAGCGGGAGCATGCCGCAGAACTGGCTGAACTGTTGTCCAGTCGCAAAAGTATGGTCAGCATCAATCTGATTCCGTATAATCCGGTGGATGAGCACAGTCAATATCAGCGGAGTACAGAAGAATCCATTCTGGGATTCTATGATACATTGAAAAAGAATAACATTAACGCCACTGTGCGTATGGAGCATGGTACCGATATCGATGCGGCTTGCGGACAATTGCGCAGTAAACAGATGAAAAATAACGCCGCTGAACCTCAGCCAGGCCGTCTGGCTTTGGGATGA
- a CDS encoding GNAT family N-acetyltransferase, with amino-acid sequence MKTTIVEANNQEVLDACFAIRTAIFVEEQGVSAEDEFDAYDALGTEARHILLYVDGVPAASSRLRVVENVAKLERICVMLNYRKHGLGRVLIGKLEQMALDQGLEKAKLHAQVQASGFYERLGYMAASDIFMEDGIPHLLMTKKLK; translated from the coding sequence ATGAAAACAACTATTGTTGAAGCGAATAACCAGGAGGTGCTCGACGCCTGCTTTGCCATTCGTACCGCTATTTTCGTTGAAGAACAAGGCGTGTCTGCCGAGGATGAGTTTGATGCCTATGACGCCCTGGGTACAGAAGCAAGACATATTCTACTTTACGTGGACGGTGTACCGGCCGCTTCATCCAGACTGCGTGTGGTCGAAAATGTTGCCAAATTGGAGCGAATCTGTGTGATGCTGAATTATCGTAAACATGGACTGGGTCGTGTTCTGATTGGTAAGCTTGAGCAGATGGCGCTCGATCAAGGGTTGGAGAAGGCCAAGCTGCACGCACAGGTACAAGCCTCTGGGTTCTACGAACGTCTCGGATATATGGCAGCCTCGGACATATTTATGGAAGACGGCATTCCTCATCTGCTGATGACCAAAAAACTGAAATAA
- a CDS encoding glycosyltransferase family 2 protein encodes MADFILLLSIFSIWIAVFESIVIMAGAIRFIQKQDKKGIQIPVNMDHYPTVTIMVPAHNEGLVIVATVEHILRLNYPEDKVQVIVIADNCTDDTAEKLRTFLTKTSYVHRNVTVMERKGTGGKSGALNDGLDISTGEWICIFDADAAPERNSLMFLTQKALENPEQYGVVFGRNKARNRGQNFLSQCINLEIITSQRVYHTGLWELFQLGSIPGTNYIIKTKLIREIGGWDVTAITEDTALSFEILNRGQFVALAPQAEAYQQEPEKLSVYMKQRERWAKGNYQVVLDNIHNLFNRSSWRNKLLVLYYAVSYFWFMLAIIVSDIIFLVNLVYQIIAIFKPDVSSPFQFAGDAYVFLVIGWALMYFIYVLQINLALAADIGQSNTRNFIYACVSYFTYAQLFIIISIKAFYSLVMDKIKKRESKWYKTQRFG; translated from the coding sequence GTGGCTGACTTTATATTGCTGTTATCGATATTTAGTATATGGATTGCCGTATTTGAATCCATAGTCATTATGGCTGGAGCCATTCGTTTTATCCAAAAACAGGATAAAAAGGGGATTCAGATTCCCGTAAATATGGATCATTATCCGACCGTAACCATTATGGTACCTGCACATAATGAAGGTTTGGTTATTGTGGCTACTGTAGAGCATATCCTGCGCCTGAATTATCCGGAGGATAAAGTCCAGGTTATCGTTATTGCAGATAACTGCACCGATGATACAGCGGAGAAGCTTCGGACATTTTTGACTAAAACCAGTTATGTACATCGGAATGTGACCGTTATGGAGCGTAAGGGTACAGGAGGCAAGTCCGGTGCATTGAATGACGGTCTGGACATATCCACCGGAGAGTGGATTTGCATCTTTGATGCCGATGCTGCCCCTGAGCGGAATTCCCTGATGTTCTTGACACAGAAGGCTTTGGAAAACCCGGAACAATACGGTGTGGTGTTTGGCCGGAATAAAGCACGGAACCGGGGACAAAATTTCCTTTCCCAATGCATTAATCTGGAGATTATCACATCTCAGCGGGTGTATCATACAGGGCTGTGGGAATTATTCCAGCTCGGTTCCATTCCGGGGACCAATTATATAATTAAAACAAAGCTGATCCGGGAGATCGGCGGCTGGGATGTTACAGCGATCACGGAAGATACAGCATTATCCTTTGAGATTCTGAATCGTGGTCAGTTTGTTGCCCTTGCACCCCAAGCAGAAGCGTACCAGCAAGAGCCGGAGAAGCTCAGCGTGTATATGAAGCAGCGTGAACGGTGGGCAAAAGGGAACTATCAGGTCGTTCTGGATAATATCCATAACCTGTTCAACCGATCCAGCTGGCGCAACAAGTTATTAGTTCTCTATTATGCGGTCAGCTATTTTTGGTTTATGCTCGCCATTATTGTATCGGATATTATCTTTCTTGTTAATCTCGTCTACCAGATCATTGCAATATTTAAACCGGACGTGAGTTCGCCGTTCCAGTTTGCCGGAGATGCCTATGTGTTCCTCGTCATTGGATGGGCATTAATGTACTTTATATATGTATTACAGATTAATCTTGCACTCGCGGCAGATATTGGACAGAGTAATACGCGTAATTTTATTTACGCCTGCGTATCCTACTTTACGTATGCACAGCTGTTCATTATCATCTCGATCAAGGCTTTCTACTCTTTGGTTATGGACAAGATCAAGAAACGTGAGAGCAAATGGTACAAAACACAGCGCTTTGGCTGA
- a CDS encoding sodium-dependent transporter gives MNLSKSNNPNLNQDGANKGERFSQAGFILAAIGSSVGLGNMWKFPYITGENGGAAFFLLFIVCLLLIGLPVLLAELAIGRSGRGSAATAFIKAGGQKGWLAAGLLQVLTPFIILSFYVIIAGWTLQYAVTSFSGTLYSNPDYAGQFGNFVGGYLPIVWQLVAVLITGWIVAKGVSNGIEKFNKVLIPAMLVLLIILMVRAVTLPGAGAGVSFFLNPDFSQLTTESALVALGHAFFSLSLGMGILVTYGSYVDKNQSLGAATIAVGAGDLIYAFIAGLIIFPTTFSFGIAPDQGPSLIFVALPAAFSAMPLGFLFGGLFFVLLAIAALTSAVSLLEVPVKYFMERLSWSRSRAVWIISLAVFIVGLPSVLSLGLFPEWTIGSKSVFDWMDFVASNILLPIGGLLVTIFAGYFWKKAAEASGLRAGWFRVWLFMLRYVAPILVFLVLLHTSGIIHF, from the coding sequence ATGAATTTGAGTAAGTCTAATAATCCCAATTTGAATCAAGACGGAGCCAACAAGGGTGAACGCTTCTCACAGGCCGGTTTCATTCTGGCTGCCATTGGCAGTTCAGTCGGTCTCGGCAACATGTGGAAGTTTCCTTATATTACGGGAGAGAACGGGGGAGCTGCGTTTTTCCTGCTCTTTATCGTCTGCCTCCTGTTGATTGGTCTGCCTGTTCTGCTGGCTGAGCTTGCAATTGGTCGGAGCGGCAGAGGTAGCGCGGCTACGGCCTTTATCAAGGCAGGTGGGCAAAAAGGGTGGCTTGCGGCTGGTTTGCTGCAAGTACTGACGCCGTTTATCATCCTTTCCTTTTATGTCATTATTGCGGGCTGGACGCTTCAATATGCAGTAACGTCCTTCAGTGGTACGTTGTATAGCAATCCGGATTATGCCGGACAATTTGGCAACTTCGTGGGTGGTTATTTGCCGATTGTATGGCAACTGGTTGCAGTCCTGATCACAGGCTGGATTGTTGCCAAAGGGGTATCCAACGGGATTGAGAAGTTTAACAAGGTACTGATTCCCGCAATGCTTGTACTGCTCATTATCCTGATGGTCCGTGCAGTGACTTTGCCAGGAGCCGGTGCGGGAGTGTCCTTCTTCCTGAATCCTGACTTCTCGCAGCTTACGACCGAATCAGCACTGGTTGCGCTTGGACATGCGTTCTTCTCCCTATCGCTGGGTATGGGTATTCTTGTGACGTATGGTTCGTATGTTGATAAAAATCAATCCCTCGGTGCAGCAACGATAGCCGTGGGTGCGGGAGACCTGATCTATGCGTTCATTGCAGGTTTGATTATCTTCCCAACGACATTCTCCTTTGGGATTGCACCCGATCAGGGACCGTCGCTGATCTTTGTGGCTCTTCCGGCAGCCTTCTCAGCTATGCCGCTGGGCTTCTTGTTTGGCGGGTTGTTCTTCGTGCTCCTCGCGATTGCGGCGTTAACATCGGCGGTATCCTTGCTGGAAGTTCCAGTGAAATATTTTATGGAGAGATTGTCCTGGAGCCGAAGCCGTGCGGTATGGATTATCTCACTTGCAGTCTTCATCGTTGGGCTTCCATCGGTACTGTCACTCGGATTGTTCCCTGAATGGACCATTGGCTCGAAGAGTGTGTTCGACTGGATGGACTTTGTGGCGTCCAACATTTTACTTCCGATTGGTGGATTGCTGGTGACCATTTTTGCCGGTTACTTCTGGAAAAAGGCAGCCGAAGCATCCGGCCTGCGTGCAGGCTGGTTCCGGGTATGGCTGTTTATGCTGCGTTACGTAGCGCCGATTCTGGTGTTTCTGGTTCTGCTGCATACCTCCGGTATTATCCACTTCTAA
- a CDS encoding ABC transporter ATP-binding protein, producing MIIDVQHVTWKRGPITLLNDVSWRVNEGEHWALLGLNGSGKTTLLNMITGYLWPTEGTITVLGHRYGDVDLRELRKSIGWVSSSLQEKLYGTDRTQYVVISGKHATIGLYDKLSDEDLDQARELMRTLGCQHLWDREYRTCSQGEKQKLLIARALMANPRVLILDEPCNGLDLFSRERLLESIRELTQKPDTPSLIYVTHHTEEILPVFSHSLLLRRGEIVNSGLTSELMNRDVLSSFFEAPVDVDRHGQRVYVRAAEQ from the coding sequence ATGATCATTGATGTACAGCATGTTACTTGGAAAAGGGGGCCAATCACCCTGCTGAACGATGTCAGCTGGCGTGTAAACGAAGGGGAACATTGGGCACTGCTCGGCCTGAATGGTTCCGGTAAAACCACCCTCCTGAACATGATCACCGGATATCTCTGGCCGACAGAAGGCACGATAACCGTGCTCGGACACCGTTACGGGGATGTGGATTTGCGCGAGCTGCGGAAGTCGATCGGCTGGGTCAGCTCCTCCCTTCAGGAGAAATTATATGGCACCGACCGTACACAATATGTCGTGATCAGCGGTAAACATGCCACCATCGGACTGTACGATAAACTTTCGGATGAGGATCTGGATCAGGCAAGGGAATTGATGCGTACGCTCGGCTGTCAGCATCTGTGGGACCGCGAATACCGTACCTGTTCCCAGGGAGAGAAGCAGAAACTGCTCATTGCCCGAGCTCTGATGGCTAATCCGCGTGTGCTCATTCTGGACGAACCCTGCAATGGGCTTGACCTGTTCTCCAGAGAGCGGCTGCTGGAAAGTATCCGTGAGCTGACACAGAAACCGGACACCCCTTCGCTCATCTACGTGACCCATCATACGGAGGAAATATTGCCAGTATTCAGCCACAGCCTGCTGCTTCGGCGGGGCGAGATTGTGAATAGCGGATTAACCAGTGAGTTGATGAACCGGGATGTACTGAGCAGCTTTTTTGAAGCGCCTGTGGATGTAGATCGGCATGGACAACGGGTCTACGTAAGGGCAGCAGAACAATAA
- a CDS encoding glycosyl hydrolase family 8 yields MQIMNRKRLVWLVILAVSIAAAWIIFIKERFVMNELSPTVSFVQHHMTNPNGTLATYLQDAPSEDEDIVAGREALSESLGLWMQYAVAKNDQVLFEQAYDRLTTYFLMPQNYIAWKLDANGASHVTTNALGDDFRIVDALLKAADQWGQSREEKLTTASDIVRTLTQSVQNKGYYVDFHDFAHGNTPDTGTLSLVYVDLRALQAMEQHEMLEPGTYAKYESLLKSMPDDGLFYPKTFDVETKKYTYDDTVNLIDQLIVANHLTVTGRKPDKLITFLKKEFNTRHRLPGQYKRSERTSAVSYESPSVYGLAILLAVRSGDPKWAKQLYNHMITLRNLDKAYPGGYVFDGNTHMFDNLFPLLGETELQKTLKK; encoded by the coding sequence ATGCAGATCATGAATCGGAAAAGACTGGTATGGCTGGTCATACTGGCCGTCAGCATCGCAGCAGCATGGATTATTTTCATAAAGGAGCGATTTGTCATGAACGAGCTGTCCCCAACCGTTTCATTTGTCCAGCATCATATGACCAACCCCAATGGCACACTGGCAACGTATCTCCAGGATGCTCCGTCAGAAGATGAAGATATCGTGGCAGGCCGAGAGGCGTTGTCTGAATCTCTTGGTCTGTGGATGCAATACGCCGTCGCCAAGAACGATCAAGTGTTATTTGAGCAGGCTTATGATCGGTTAACGACCTATTTTCTGATGCCGCAAAACTACATTGCCTGGAAACTGGACGCGAACGGGGCATCACATGTGACTACCAATGCGCTTGGTGATGATTTTCGAATTGTCGATGCTTTATTGAAGGCAGCAGATCAATGGGGACAGAGCCGGGAAGAGAAGCTGACCACAGCGTCGGATATTGTTCGTACCCTGACACAATCCGTTCAGAACAAGGGATATTATGTTGATTTTCACGATTTCGCCCATGGAAACACCCCCGATACGGGTACATTAAGCCTGGTTTATGTTGACCTGCGGGCTCTCCAGGCGATGGAACAGCATGAGATGCTGGAGCCTGGAACCTATGCTAAATACGAATCACTGCTGAAAAGCATGCCGGATGACGGCTTGTTTTATCCTAAAACCTTTGATGTCGAAACGAAAAAATATACATATGATGACACGGTCAACCTGATTGACCAGTTGATTGTGGCTAATCATCTTACGGTAACCGGCCGGAAACCGGACAAGCTCATTACCTTTCTGAAAAAGGAATTCAATACCCGTCATCGGTTGCCGGGTCAATATAAACGCTCGGAGCGAACCTCTGCGGTATCCTATGAATCTCCATCCGTCTATGGACTCGCCATACTGCTCGCTGTTCGATCGGGTGATCCAAAATGGGCCAAGCAGCTGTATAACCATATGATCACCCTTCGCAATCTGGATAAAGCTTATCCAGGAGGATATGTATTTGATGGAAATACACATATGTTTGACAACTTGTTTCCGCTGCTTGGTGAGACTGAATTGCAAAAAACACTTAAAAAGTAA
- a CDS encoding arylamine N-acetyltransferase family protein codes for MNVTLTQPEIRAYLKRIGIDDIKEPTLEFLSEIQRAHVQHLSWQTVDIFAGRPAGIDLQESIQLILQGRSGYCFHLNGAFSILLRSLGYMVHWHRAGVQPHGEQPRVNSFHLGLSVLLPDADPNVERWIVDVGLGGMPFEPLPLRYGTYGKAPFTYTLLPSSVVSGGWRLEYEPNGPSEGVDYAPEELTRLEEFLPKHEFYSQSAESPWHNAFLLRQRDAAHSNELRGCMLRTHGIEGIRKMEIQTYSEWKDVLAERFHEPLVNYTELERREMWNRVRAAHEEWKRTQLA; via the coding sequence ATGAATGTTACATTGACTCAACCTGAAATACGGGCCTACCTGAAACGGATAGGCATTGATGATATCAAGGAGCCTACACTGGAATTTCTATCCGAAATCCAGCGGGCACATGTGCAGCATCTATCCTGGCAAACGGTCGATATTTTTGCTGGTCGGCCTGCGGGCATCGATCTTCAGGAATCGATCCAGCTTATATTACAAGGACGCAGTGGTTACTGTTTCCATCTGAATGGAGCATTCAGTATTCTGCTTCGCTCCCTGGGATATATGGTGCATTGGCATCGTGCCGGAGTTCAGCCACATGGAGAGCAGCCCCGAGTGAACTCGTTCCATCTTGGTCTTTCCGTCCTTCTGCCAGATGCAGACCCGAATGTGGAGCGTTGGATTGTGGATGTCGGCCTGGGCGGCATGCCCTTTGAACCTCTCCCTCTTCGTTATGGAACCTACGGTAAAGCGCCGTTTACTTATACATTGTTGCCATCATCCGTTGTCTCTGGCGGATGGCGACTTGAATATGAACCCAATGGGCCAAGTGAAGGTGTCGACTACGCTCCCGAAGAGCTTACCCGTCTGGAAGAGTTCCTTCCCAAGCATGAATTCTACAGTCAGTCAGCCGAATCACCTTGGCATAACGCATTTTTGCTCCGTCAGAGGGATGCAGCCCACAGCAACGAGCTGCGAGGATGCATGCTCCGCACGCATGGGATCGAAGGTATACGCAAAATGGAGATTCAAACCTACAGCGAATGGAAAGATGTACTAGCTGAGCGATTCCACGAACCGTTGGTGAATTATACGGAACTGGAACGCAGAGAAATGTGGAATCGAGTACGGGCTGCACATGAGGAATGGAAAAGAACACAACTGGCCTGA
- a CDS encoding class I SAM-dependent methyltransferase: MIFQAAHESIKGQNAQIEQAFMEDWSYPADTYDLAISRLAIHYIEDVNSLFSKVYHTLKENGTFIFSVEHPVITSTLQPSGTRTNWVVDQYFVEGYREQQWLGGTVKKMHRSIESYYMALQQAGFQVQHLRESAPQRPYFVNEETYLRRQRIPLFLFLSARK; the protein is encoded by the coding sequence ATAATCTTCCAGGCTGCCCATGAATCGATAAAGGGCCAGAACGCACAGATTGAACAAGCGTTCATGGAAGACTGGAGCTATCCCGCGGATACATATGATCTGGCCATTTCCAGACTGGCGATTCATTATATTGAAGATGTGAATAGCCTGTTCAGCAAGGTATACCACACGTTAAAAGAGAATGGTACGTTCATATTTTCGGTAGAACATCCTGTAATTACGTCGACGTTGCAGCCTTCGGGGACCCGAACCAACTGGGTGGTTGATCAGTATTTTGTAGAGGGATACCGGGAGCAGCAATGGCTTGGAGGCACGGTGAAAAAAATGCATCGCTCCATCGAATCCTACTACATGGCATTACAGCAGGCAGGATTTCAAGTACAGCATCTGCGGGAATCGGCGCCTCAGCGTCCGTATTTTGTGAACGAGGAGACGTACCTGCGCAGACAGCGCATTCCGTTGTTTTTATTCCTGTCTGCCCGCAAATAA